In Cicer arietinum cultivar CDC Frontier isolate Library 1 chromosome 7, Cicar.CDCFrontier_v2.0, whole genome shotgun sequence, a single window of DNA contains:
- the LOC101510763 gene encoding putative two-component response regulator-like APRR4 isoform X2, translated as MESYEFQSAELRTYEGPVAGVKVLVVDANSACRAIVSKMLLSIGYEVMTATLASEALSIIRDKKNEVNLVLVEAQLPDMEIYDLTEKMREISDVPSFIITSYDDDIPSISRALSTGAKLCYRKPVKFSDLQGLWRFAVWNRYEPIFMEEVPGFWWYSSEVTMANNGLECRSSMHIGESSLHNANCKEQEFLDKDNSALSKRKRRTWTDDLHRKFLEAVEIAGINARPKKIFQLMDVEGLTKESVSNYLQKYRQSMKLRANAMEQHMNGYVSLTKNSRGKRPLFSEQQGVTDNPAISPKDLSNCMHVQVLDTSAYFSSLESSSSQEPPFGQNPPCLSLEKLGQELDLSTLLAFDTRENFFPSLPIALLPPLNEKDIEIYGGEGKIYEIFYAKGAQQFTDEDLNMWLSTIPDNLNNDANAEAVADA; from the exons ATGGAGTCTTACGAGTTCCAGTCAGCGGAACTGAGGACATATGAAGGTCCAGTAGCTGGTGTCAAAGTTTTGGTTGTGGATGCTAACTCGGCATGCCGAGCAATTGTATCAAAAATGCTTCTTTCTATTGGATATGAGG TTATGACTGCTACACTAGCTTCCGAAGCATTATCCATTATCAGGGATAAGAAGAATGAGGTTAACCTTGTGCTTGTGGAGGCTCAGTTGCCAGACATGGAAATATATGATCTCAcagagaaaatgagagaaatCTCTGATGTTCCATCTTTCA TTATAACTTCTTATGATGATGACATTCCTTCCATATCAAGAGCTCTATCTACAGGAGCTAAATTGTGTTATAGAAAACCAGTTAAGTTTTCCGATCTACAGGGCCTTTGGCGATTTGCAGTGTGGAACAGATATGAACCAATATTCATGGAAGAAGTACCTGGATTTTGGTGGTATTCGTCAGAGGTAACTATGGCCAACAATGGTCTCGAATGCCGATCGTCCATGCATATAGGAGAGTCGTCTCTCCATAATGCAAATTGTAAAGAACAAGAATTTCTCGATAAAGATAACTCAGCTCTCTCGAAAAGGAAAAGGCGTACCTGGACTGATGATTTACATAGGAAGTTCTTGGAAGCTGTTGAAATAGCAGGAATCAATG CTCGTCCGAAGAAAATATTCCAGCTTATGGATGTGGAAGGACTTACAAAAGAGAGCGTTTCGAACTATTTACAG AAATATCGTCAATCTATGAAACTGCGAGCTAATGCAATGGAACAGCATATGAATGGATATGTGTCTCTGACTAAAAATAGTCGAGGAAAACGCCCTCTTTTCTCTGAGCAGCAAGGTGTGACCGACAACCCAGCTATCAGTCCGAAGGATCTCAGTAATTGCATGCATGTACAAGTTCTTGATACTTCTGCATATTTTTCTTCCCTGGAAAGCTCGAGCAGTCAGGAGCCACCTTTCGGGCAAAATCCACCGTGTCTGTCATTGGAAAAGCTAG GACAAGAATTGGATTTGTCAACACTGCTAGCCTTTGACACGCGTGAAAATTTTTTCCCCTCACTTCCAATTGCTCTACTACCACCACTAAATGAAAAAGATATTGAAATTTATGGGGGGGAAGGAAagatttatgaaattttttatgcaaAAGGAGCTCAACAGTTTACTGATGAGGATTTAAATATGTGGTTGTCAACAATTCCAG ACAATCTGAATAATGATGCTAATGCTGAAGCTGTTGCTGATGCTTGA
- the LOC101510763 gene encoding two-component response regulator ARR14 isoform X1 has product MESYEFQSAELRTYEGPVAGVKVLVVDANSACRAIVSKMLLSIGYEVMTATLASEALSIIRDKKNEVNLVLVEAQLPDMEIYDLTEKMREISDVPSFIITSYDDDIPSISRALSTGAKLCYRKPVKFSDLQGLWRFAVWNRYEPIFMEEVPGFWWYSSEVTMANNGLECRSSMHIGESSLHNANCKEQEFLDKDNSALSKRKRRTWTDDLHRKFLEAVEIAGINARPKKIFQLMDVEGLTKESVSNYLQKYRQSMKLRANAMEQHMNGYVSLTKNSRGKRPLFSEQQGVTDNPAISPKDLSNCMHVQVLDTSAYFSSLESSSSQEPPFGQNPPCLSLEKLGQELDLSTLLAFDTRENFFPSLPIALLPPLNEKDIEIYGGEGKIYEIFYAKGAQQFTDEDLNMWLSTIPGTNMQVIYLCVRVCARAVSMNNLNNDANAEAVADA; this is encoded by the exons ATGGAGTCTTACGAGTTCCAGTCAGCGGAACTGAGGACATATGAAGGTCCAGTAGCTGGTGTCAAAGTTTTGGTTGTGGATGCTAACTCGGCATGCCGAGCAATTGTATCAAAAATGCTTCTTTCTATTGGATATGAGG TTATGACTGCTACACTAGCTTCCGAAGCATTATCCATTATCAGGGATAAGAAGAATGAGGTTAACCTTGTGCTTGTGGAGGCTCAGTTGCCAGACATGGAAATATATGATCTCAcagagaaaatgagagaaatCTCTGATGTTCCATCTTTCA TTATAACTTCTTATGATGATGACATTCCTTCCATATCAAGAGCTCTATCTACAGGAGCTAAATTGTGTTATAGAAAACCAGTTAAGTTTTCCGATCTACAGGGCCTTTGGCGATTTGCAGTGTGGAACAGATATGAACCAATATTCATGGAAGAAGTACCTGGATTTTGGTGGTATTCGTCAGAGGTAACTATGGCCAACAATGGTCTCGAATGCCGATCGTCCATGCATATAGGAGAGTCGTCTCTCCATAATGCAAATTGTAAAGAACAAGAATTTCTCGATAAAGATAACTCAGCTCTCTCGAAAAGGAAAAGGCGTACCTGGACTGATGATTTACATAGGAAGTTCTTGGAAGCTGTTGAAATAGCAGGAATCAATG CTCGTCCGAAGAAAATATTCCAGCTTATGGATGTGGAAGGACTTACAAAAGAGAGCGTTTCGAACTATTTACAG AAATATCGTCAATCTATGAAACTGCGAGCTAATGCAATGGAACAGCATATGAATGGATATGTGTCTCTGACTAAAAATAGTCGAGGAAAACGCCCTCTTTTCTCTGAGCAGCAAGGTGTGACCGACAACCCAGCTATCAGTCCGAAGGATCTCAGTAATTGCATGCATGTACAAGTTCTTGATACTTCTGCATATTTTTCTTCCCTGGAAAGCTCGAGCAGTCAGGAGCCACCTTTCGGGCAAAATCCACCGTGTCTGTCATTGGAAAAGCTAG GACAAGAATTGGATTTGTCAACACTGCTAGCCTTTGACACGCGTGAAAATTTTTTCCCCTCACTTCCAATTGCTCTACTACCACCACTAAATGAAAAAGATATTGAAATTTATGGGGGGGAAGGAAagatttatgaaattttttatgcaaAAGGAGCTCAACAGTTTACTGATGAGGATTTAAATATGTGGTTGTCAACAATTCCAGGTACAAACATGCAAGTAATATATTTATGTGTGCGTGTCTGTGCTCGAGCCGTGAGCATGA ACAATCTGAATAATGATGCTAATGCTGAAGCTGTTGCTGATGCTTGA
- the LOC101510763 gene encoding two-component response regulator ORR21 isoform X3, which yields MESYEFQSAELRTYEGPVAGVKVLVVDANSACRAIVSKMLLSIGYEVMTATLASEALSIIRDKKNEVNLVLVEAQLPDMEIYDLTEKMREISDVPSFIITSYDDDIPSISRALSTGAKLCYRKPVKFSDLQGLWRFAVWNRYEPIFMEEVPGFWWYSSEVTMANNGLECRSSMHIGESSLHNANCKEQEFLDKDNSALSKRKRRTWTDDLHRKFLEAVEIAGINARPKKIFQLMDVEGLTKESVSNYLQKYRQSMKLRANAMEQHMNGYVSLTKNSRGKRPLFSEQQGVTDNPAISPKDLSNCMHVQVLDTSAYFSSLESSSSQEPPFGQNPPCLSLEKLGTNMQVIYLCVRVCARAVSMNNLNNDANAEAVADA from the exons ATGGAGTCTTACGAGTTCCAGTCAGCGGAACTGAGGACATATGAAGGTCCAGTAGCTGGTGTCAAAGTTTTGGTTGTGGATGCTAACTCGGCATGCCGAGCAATTGTATCAAAAATGCTTCTTTCTATTGGATATGAGG TTATGACTGCTACACTAGCTTCCGAAGCATTATCCATTATCAGGGATAAGAAGAATGAGGTTAACCTTGTGCTTGTGGAGGCTCAGTTGCCAGACATGGAAATATATGATCTCAcagagaaaatgagagaaatCTCTGATGTTCCATCTTTCA TTATAACTTCTTATGATGATGACATTCCTTCCATATCAAGAGCTCTATCTACAGGAGCTAAATTGTGTTATAGAAAACCAGTTAAGTTTTCCGATCTACAGGGCCTTTGGCGATTTGCAGTGTGGAACAGATATGAACCAATATTCATGGAAGAAGTACCTGGATTTTGGTGGTATTCGTCAGAGGTAACTATGGCCAACAATGGTCTCGAATGCCGATCGTCCATGCATATAGGAGAGTCGTCTCTCCATAATGCAAATTGTAAAGAACAAGAATTTCTCGATAAAGATAACTCAGCTCTCTCGAAAAGGAAAAGGCGTACCTGGACTGATGATTTACATAGGAAGTTCTTGGAAGCTGTTGAAATAGCAGGAATCAATG CTCGTCCGAAGAAAATATTCCAGCTTATGGATGTGGAAGGACTTACAAAAGAGAGCGTTTCGAACTATTTACAG AAATATCGTCAATCTATGAAACTGCGAGCTAATGCAATGGAACAGCATATGAATGGATATGTGTCTCTGACTAAAAATAGTCGAGGAAAACGCCCTCTTTTCTCTGAGCAGCAAGGTGTGACCGACAACCCAGCTATCAGTCCGAAGGATCTCAGTAATTGCATGCATGTACAAGTTCTTGATACTTCTGCATATTTTTCTTCCCTGGAAAGCTCGAGCAGTCAGGAGCCACCTTTCGGGCAAAATCCACCGTGTCTGTCATTGGAAAAGCTAG GTACAAACATGCAAGTAATATATTTATGTGTGCGTGTCTGTGCTCGAGCCGTGAGCATGA ACAATCTGAATAATGATGCTAATGCTGAAGCTGTTGCTGATGCTTGA
- the LOC101510437 gene encoding uncharacterized protein → MSMEVQLRRFNSTERRPRMLKDFLSENLNSCSSSGFKSLPRRTIPNDVVTLTPNAKSTTFQTLIKTIRNNVSFFKITKSPSSMLSLPRSLSRKLSSNKRRRNKTCKGESAIEIQISTVKIKDIIRWKSFRDLQISVVPSPPLDFHRYVTESSTVTTVTTCSSSSSAGGSSWSDGDFLTDSWDAQNDVVEVGKKNSFSSVFVGEDLVAPFVGTKEELICQDEQHSPVSVLQVAENEFSLFDQSLANIERRKQKIRQTADKFESLAKFDLAIASLDGCLSLDENSYYDEEYKDYDKEKEEDQKAKKQDWVEERANQLLDCIEATSSSLQNCDDNLGTVLLDFFREELSGNRNQNRNDGGFELEILKIAEDWINGSFANSYDIVHVNKDAYIKDMDRRGGWRRIEEVQEDLVLEIEAAILHSLINDILDMDG, encoded by the exons ATGAGTATGGAGGTGCAACTAAGAAGGTTCAACTCAACGGAAAGAAGACCAAGAATGTTAAAAGATTTTCTGAGCGAGAATCTAAACTCATGTTCCTCAAGTGGATTCAAATCACTTCCTAGAAGAACAATACCAAACGACGTCGTCACACTCACACCAAATGCAAAATCaacaacatttcaaacactCATAAAAACCATCAGAAACAACGTCTCATTCTTCAAAATTACCAAATCACCCTCGTCAATGCTTTCACTACCACGAAGCCTCTCACGAAAATTATCATCAAACaagagaagaagaaacaaaacgTGCAAAGGAGAAAGCGCAATTGAAATCCAAATCAGTACGGTTAAGATTAAAGATATCATACGGTGGAAATCGTTTCGAGATTTGCAAATTTCTGTTGTTCCGTCACCGCCGTTAGATTTTCACCGTTATGTGACGGAATCGTCTACGGTTACTACTGTAACGACttgtagtagtagtagtagtgcCGGCGGGTCTAGCTGGAGTGACGGTGATTTTTTAACTGATTCGTGGGACGCACAAAACGATGTCGTTGAAGTGGGTAAAAAGAATTCGTTTTCATCCGTTTTCGTCGGCGAGGATTTGGTGGCGCCGTTCGTTGGGACCAAG GAAGAATTGATTTGCCAAGATGAACAGCATAGTCCAGTTTCAGTTCTTCAGGTTGCAGAAAATGAATTTTCACTCTTTGACCAAAGTCTTGCCAATATTGAAA gaagaaaacaaaaaatcagaCAAACTGCTGATAAATTTGAGAGCCTTGCAAAATTTGACCTTGCAATTGCAAGCTTAGATGGATGTCTCTCATTGGATGAGAATTCATACTATGATGAAGAATATAAAGATTATGATAAGGAAAAGGAGGAAGACCAAAAAGCTAAGAAACAAGATTGGGTTGAGGAAAGGGCAAATCAATTGCTAGATTGTATTGAAGCAACAAGTTCATCACTTCAAAATTGTGATGACAATTTAGGTACAGTTCTGTTGGATTTTTTCAGGGAAGAATTAAGTGGTAATAGAAATCAAAACAGGAATGATGGGGGGTTTGAGTTGGAGATATTGAAAATAGCTGAGGATTGGATAAATGGGTCATTTGCTAATTCTTATGATATTGTGCATGTTAATAAAGATGCTTATATCAAAGACATGGATAGGAGAGGTGGGTGGAGAAGGATTGAAGAGGTTCAAGAAGATTTGGTTTTGGAGATTGAGGCAGCTATATTGCATAGtttgattaatgatattttggacATGGATGGTTAA